One Dasypus novemcinctus isolate mDasNov1 chromosome 27, mDasNov1.1.hap2, whole genome shotgun sequence genomic window, GGTTTGAGATACAGCTCCATCATTCACTAAATGTATTACCTTGGTTACGTTGCTTCAACTCTCTGATCATAAATTGTCTACTAAAATAATGATACCTGCCTCAGATTTCTGGTGAGAATTGAAAGAGATAATATTCTAGAGCACTCAGCACAACTCCATTATATAGTAAatgcatagtaaatgctaggtatTATTAAAATTGTGGTCTATTACCTAGGACATTCCAATAGGTTACTGAGATCTTGTCTAAAGAACATTTGGTCTACCTCCATGGAATACGCATCttctcttttaaaatgctttatcaATACTTTGATATTACAATAATTTTGTAACTACTATATCCATATCCATAATTGTTTTGGCTATAGAGGTTAGTGGAATTATCCCTAAATTAGAGTTCCACTTGTGTTAGGTCAGTATCATTGAAAAAATTCCTAGCATAAATACGAACAAAACACTTCAGATTCATAGATGTACACTATCTAATCATTCATTACACAGTCTCTTTCTTAATTTAAAACAGATCTGTGTTTGTGTCACATCTGCCTATGATTCCTGGATTTCCTGCATGGAACAAGTCTACCAACAGGCCGACAAGCATTTGAAGACAAAAGTATGTCTGTTTCTCTTCTTTGGGTTGAAAACCCAAATCTCTGGAAGGCATAGCATAGTGGTCAATAAGCATTGGCTTTGAAATTAAAGAGTGCCAGCTCAGTCTCTTTCTAGATGTGTGATCTTCTTCAAGTTATTTTAGCTGTTTGGTTTGTTATATTACACCATCTAACTCATAAAGGTTCTTTTGGAGATTAAATGTAACAATGAATTTAAACTTTAGTGTAGCCCTGAGCACAGTTTAAGTGTGTTCAATGAATTGTTCAGTATTATATTAACTATTATTTTAGTCACTCACTTTTCTTTTGCAATGATTTGCAGTTCCTTTATTTATACTGGTCACCCTCCTATGATTACACCTGGAATGTCAATGTTTCCCTTTAGGAAAACTGACCTGAAAAACAGAGTGATAGtagatacaaaataaataattatgaagTAATTAAGTTTCTCTTTTAAATGATGATGTTTGTTAGACATACTAATAATTATACAGTCACAAGAATATATgagcaattttaaaaagtggtgagACAAATGATAATAATATCACAAGTAAAGGCTTGAAGGTTGTTTGAAAGCCAACCAAACAAAGGGATAGAATGACAGGTAATCAGGGTCAGAACTGGAGCCTATCCTGTCATGCATTCCTAGCCAATGATCACattactattatttcattttgggTGATGAAAACAGTTGACAAACTAATTGCTCCCTCAGAGCTACCACTGAATTCCAAGTAGAGCTTTAGGGGATAGGAAGAAAGTTCCAAGGAAGCAATCAGGGAGAGTGCATGTGTACCAGTTTTTATTTCAAACCCTATGAGATTCACTTCTTTATAAGTAGGAAGAAAATCAAAGATCTTTTGGCTGAGGCATTCCATTCCCTTCCTGGAAACAGTAAATGTAAGATCTTATAATCTCTAGGAAACCTGACTCTGCTTTCTGCTGGGCTGTGAGTATTTGAACTTCTACCCATGCCTCACTGTTAACTTCTGCTAACACTAATGACTTCCTGGCCCAAGATGTCTTTATCCTGAAATGGACTTAAAAATCAAACATGATTGCAGAATCACAGAATATTATGATGCTGACATAGGCAAAGAGCAGAAACCAGGAGAGCCTTGCTGACCAAGGACAGAGGATCTGAGCCCACAGAAATGtgagttgctcagagagactggtCAGGTATGGATAGTAATAAAGAGTGGGCTGTTAGCAGTATTCCCCCTGCCAGAAAgtggctgtttttctctttgctATCTTCATTTTTGCACAGTGCTAAGGTGGTATGTGGTGACCCATTTTGTCTTGGTAATTCTCTTTAGAGGTGTTTTTCAGTGACACTTGTCATACACTATGATTGGAATCTACCTTTTGCACATGGTTCTACAACTTGGAAGTTCCTATGCTAGTGAAGAAACTAAGTTCTAGTGTCAAACTGATGGAAAAAGCCAGTTCCTCAGTCTCAAAAATTAACCGAGATATTAACTAACTTGGTGTGATGCTAAAGTCAAAGCAGGAAATGACCAGGAAGCAGTAAGACCTGAAAACTTTTCCCACCTTAGTAAAAAATAATGATGTGACCCCATCTCAAATGATATCTGTTGTTTACCATTGCCTGGTCATGGAACAGGTTGTTGTAGAAAGCAGAAGTAAACAAACTTGGTTTTCCTAATAATTAAGGCATGGACAGTTAGAATGAAACAGTTCTGAGTATTGATTCTGTCATAAACCAGCTTGGGCAATTAACTTCCTTTTtctaagtttcagtttcttgATTTGTAAATAAGGATAGTAATGGTAGTGGCTCCttataagtttatttaaaaaataaattacatttcaaAAGTATGAAGCCTAGTCCTAGGAACACACTGAATATCCATTAAGTGATatgtattattattgttgttgttgctgttgttttgttaTTATTGCATAAGTAATAAGAGGAAGCATTCCCTGGACTTTTCAAGTGTCATATCCTGTTCTTGAATTTTGTAACCTCCCTTATTAGTCCTGTTCTTTGCCTTTCTtctgcatgtattttttttcacttcagcACAGTAACATGAATTTGACAATTCCCTTGTGGTTTCTTTTGCTTACTATTTCAGAGTCACCTTAAGTAGacttagaaaatactgaaagaactAGAAGAAGCAGAGCAACAGTTCCTGATAGAGTTGGACATGTTAGGTATTTCCAGTCCAGAAGGATGTAATCTGAAGAGGATACAGTCAAAGCCTACTCAGTAACATATTCATAAAATGCTTACTGCAAATAAATATAGAATACCAACAATAAAATAAGACACTCAAAGAAATAGGTTTAAAGTACATGGAATGAAGGAACAGTTTCCATGATGATTTTGTTTTGCCAGACACTTTCACAGATGTTTCACAAACTTTACCTTGATAATTGAAGGATATTTTTCTGTTGCTGTTGATATTATAACTATTATGATATCCTTTTGTAGATGAAAAGATGTGTAAATTGTGCTAACTCCTATAGCTAATAAGTAACATGATCAGGATTCAAAGAGTTCTTGATTTCtaatacaatttctttttttgttattttgcagAGGGTAATGAATTCAGGGAGTTGTTATTGAAGAGATGGTGCGAGTTCAAAATTTAACTATGTGCAAAGAGAATAAATCCATTAATTAAACAACCGTATAAAGATCTCTAACTTAACACAAGAATGTTCAGAGTATGTTTTTAATCTTCTGATGTTGTCATAGAAGAGAATAATCcacttttacaaaacattcctttTAGAAGTTCAATAGACTATGGctctgaaataaatatttctcattattttgtGTTTCAATATAGATCTGGCTTTGCAAAAGAAGTCTGGTTTttgcttgtaaaaaaaaaaaaaagaaaaacagccaaTACACTTACCAGCAAGAAGCTTGATAATTTGATTTGGGTGTTCCTTTTGATACAGGTGTCCACTTTGATATAGGCGTCCACTTTGGTGACTTGGGTCCCTTTTGAGTTCTGACATTCTCATAGAATGAGAAATCTCTCAGTAGTGACTAAATTTGTCCTGCTGGGCATCCCACACACAGAGGGTCTGGAGACCATGCTCTTTGTCCTGTTTTTGCTCTTCTACATCTTCACCCTGATGGGCAACCTTCTTATTCTCCTGGCAATTGTCTCCTCCACTCGGCTCCACactcccatgtacttcttcctgtgCAAGCTGTCTGTGTGTGACATGTTTTTCCCTTCCGTGAGCAGCCCCAAGATGCTGTTCTACCTCTCAGGCAATAGTCGAACCATCTCCTATGTAGGCTGTGTGTCCCAGCTCTTCTTCTACCATTTCCTGGGCTGCACTGAGTGTTTCCTGTACacagtgatggcctatgaccgctttgttGCCATATGTTACCCTCTGCGCTACACAGTTATCATGAGCCACAGAGTGTGTGCTGTTCTAGccatggggacctcattttttggcTGTATTCAGGCCACCTTTCTAACCACTCTCACCTTCCAATTGCCCTACTGTGGCCCCAATGAAGTAGACTATTTCTTCTGTGATATCCCAGTGATGCTGAAGCTGGCTTGTGCAGATACCTCAGCACTGGAAATGGTGGGGTTCATCAGTGTGGGCCTTATGCCCCTCAGCTGCTTCCTTCTCATCCTTACCTCCTACAGTCGCATTGTCTACTCCATCTTGCAGATTCGCTCTGCTGAGGGCCGCCGGCGTGCTTTCTCCACCTGCAGTGCCCACCTCACGGCCATCCTCCTCTTTTATATGCCTGTGGTCCTAATCTACCTAAGGcctacccccagcccctggcttGATGCAACTGTTCAGATTCTGAACAACCTAGTTACCCCCATGCTGAATCCCTTGATCTACAGCCTCAGGAATAAGGAGGTGAAGTCATCCCTAAGGAAGGTCTTATATCGCCTGTTGGGTTTCTTTCCTGAGTAGTTGTAGCTAGCACTTCAACTATACTTCATAGCTTATAAACCATTTTCATTTGGTTGAATTTGAGAACACAGGCtttattaaccccattttacaatGTAGGGACTAAGACTTGGAGAGGAGAGTTAAATTGACTTGTCCAAGGACACATAAGGAGTGAATGGCTGAATGAGGACTCAGGCACTGGTCTTCTGACTCTGGGACCTGTGATTTCTTGAGAACAGCATGCTATTGTTCATGGAGAGATGGGGTTCTTTCCAGTAATCAGAAAAACCTGGACCTTAGACCTCTCAATCTTTACTTTCTTTAACTGTCCTACAtccctccttctctttccctctgcaCCCTAGCACTTCTTCATCTTGGGTGCTGTATTTATCTCCTTCCATGCCTGCATTGGATAAGTCCTGCCATGACTGGTCTAGGAGTTATTGAAAAATATGGGAACAGTGCATCTTCATGGTTTCAAGTAGCATCCTGTAACTTATGGACCATCAAGAAGTTGTATAAAGGAGAAAGAAGGCTAGGTCCTGCAAGGCAGATATCTTGTGAGCAAAGTAGAGGTGCCCATGTGCTGGAAACACCCACAAAGACTGGAAACAGGCTCTGACTGTGAAAGGGCAGCATGCGAAGAAGAATGTGGAGAGGGCGAATAGAAGGAATCCATGGTGGAGTTGGTGCTGGAGAATCTGGTCATGGCTCGTATTGCTTAGTTCAGCTGGGAGGTAAAATGCTGGTATTGTAAAGAATACGTGTTGTATTGTGGCTTTGACTTCACTGTTTACTCAAAAGCTTTGACATTGTACTCCTTCCtacttttctctattattttgaCTGAAATATGCTGAGTGAGAAATGTGTTCTTTCAATACAGAGAGCTATTATTCTCATgactgaattcattgagagtacTATCACATTTGTGGAACTCAATTGCTGTGAAGTTTGTTCCCACAAGGTGGAAGGAGAGAAGGACACTGGGAAGAGAGCAATGGAaaaggagggaagaggaagaggcaAGTTTTTTTCCTCCTGTCTGACCTTTcagaatcaaagaagagttgaAATCTGCCATACCAAAACCATCACAGTGTCTGAACCTCCAGCCAGCAGGGCTGAGCAGACACATGCTCCTGGAGGGAGGTCACTTCTCTTCAGCTCCTAACGACCGTGTTAGTGCTGTATCGATAAGAATTTTCAGTAAAGCAGAGCCTAAAGGAGAATATGGAAATAGACCTCAAATTATTGAAAATGTGGTATAACCCAAACTTTCCCAAACTTTCTGAGTCCACACTGAGGATCTCTTCCTATCC contains:
- the LOC101438708 gene encoding olfactory receptor 10D1B; the protein is MRNLSVVTKFVLLGIPHTEGLETMLFVLFLLFYIFTLMGNLLILLAIVSSTRLHTPMYFFLCKLSVCDMFFPSVSSPKMLFYLSGNSRTISYVGCVSQLFFYHFLGCTECFLYTVMAYDRFVAICYPLRYTVIMSHRVCAVLAMGTSFFGCIQATFLTTLTFQLPYCGPNEVDYFFCDIPVMLKLACADTSALEMVGFISVGLMPLSCFLLILTSYSRIVYSILQIRSAEGRRRAFSTCSAHLTAILLFYMPVVLIYLRPTPSPWLDATVQILNNLVTPMLNPLIYSLRNKEVKSSLRKVLYRLLGFFPE